From a region of the Haematobia irritans isolate KBUSLIRL chromosome 4, ASM5000362v1, whole genome shotgun sequence genome:
- the LOC142234058 gene encoding uncharacterized protein LOC142234058 — protein sequence MKILLVSMAIIAVATADVSHLGNRYLPPNHHSHNHHHHNHDQHLEYNHAQQHNQRPSNERVETIIEKHEVIELPTQIEIVKDGQPIYGIQSMSTRIEPSAEMPVVRSRYLPPSQEIENLQPPTTQEPRNESIPFEMPMRHYLPPVHREAEMATTTDLPSTTTEMPSTTTELPAPETTTNMEMKEQTTEQMTTMPTTTTEQETFESTTLSTPEPTTMPRSHYLPPDMTVPAYHYLPPASNNAMPEKEYLAPVIMPHNQYLPPPMPEGHYLPPMDVMLPPPSPMAQPTYQQYQEQLLREQQMQQMYREEQMNDMMNAISQMEQQNMIALEASSSSNSNNEEHPQMQPVAPVEPAHVLRSDGYHYKRANDDLRRFRYRH from the exons atg aaaatacttttggTATCAATGGCAATTATTGCTGTTGCCACAGCTGATGTATCCCATTTAGGCAATCGCTATTTGCCACCCAATCACCATAGCcacaatcatcatcatcataatcatGATCAACACCTGGAATACAATCATGCACAACAACACAATCAAAGGCCTTCCAATGAGCGAGTCGAGACTATTATCGAAAAGCATGAAGTTATTGAATTGCCAACACAAATTGAAATCGTCAAAGATGGACAACCAATCTATGGCATTCAATCAATGTCGACTCGCATTGAACCTTCCGCCGAGATGCCAGTGGTACGCTCTCGTTATTTGCCACCTTCgcaagaaattgaaaatcttcaaCCACCCACAACTCAAGAGCCACGTAATGAATCGATTCCCTTCGAAATGCCCATGAGACATTATTTGCCTCCCGTACACCGCGAAGCGGAAATGGCAACAACCACTGACCTACCCTCGACTACTACTGAAATGCCAAGCACTACCACAGAATTGCCAGCTCCAGAGACAACCACCAACATGGAGATGAAAGAGCAAACAACGGAACAAATGACAACCATGCCCACTACCACCACCGAACAGGAAACATTTGAAAGTACCACATTATCGACCCCCGAACCTACTACAATGCCTCGTAGTCATTATTTGCCACCTGACATGACTGTTCCTGCATATCACTACCTTCCACCGGCCTCCAACAATGCCATGCCCGAAAAGGAATATCTGGCTCCAGTAATCATGCCCCATAATCAATATTTACCACCTCCTATGCCAGAAGGACATTATCTACCACCCATGGATGTAATGTTGCCACCTCCCTCACCCATGGCACAACCAACCTATCAGCAATACCAAGAGCAATTGTTGCGTGAACAACAAATGCAACAGATGTATCGTGAGGAACAGATGAATGATATGATGAATGCTATTTCCCAAATGGAACAGCAAAATATGATTGCTTTGGAagccagcagcagcagcaacagtaACAACGAAGAACATCCCCAAATGCAACCTGTTGCTCCTGTAGAGCCAGCTCATGTATTAAGAAGTGATGGTTATCATTACAAGAGAGCCAATGATGATTTAAGACGTTTTCGTTATCGTCATTGA